In Lacinutrix sp. Bg11-31, the DNA window ATATGCATTAAGCGGTTTTATAAATGCATCGTTTTCTAAACACACTAAAGAAGAACGAAAAAACCTAGCCTTAAAACAGTTACAAAGCTATTATGGAGATCAGGCTTTAGCTTTCGAAAGCTATGAAGAATGCGATTGGGCAAACCAGAAACACACCAATATTGCAAGCGACAGCTTTTTAATGCCACAAGCAAATAATGGTCATCCATTGTTTAAAGACATCTATTTAGACAATAAGCTATTTATTGCTGGAGCAGAGACAAGCGCTGTATTTCCTGGTAAAATGGAAGGCGCTATTACTAGTGCACAATTTGTTTTCGAAAAACTAAAACACATTTACAAATAACAGTTTTCGTTAGCTTCGTCAGTTCGAGTGATACGACTTTAGGAGTAGTGTATCGAGAACCTTCCTAAACTGTTGCAAAACCTTGTAAAACCTTAACGACTTCTCGATACAAAATTCTAAAAAAAAGAATTTCACTCGAAGTGACATCACAATTTAATCTCTATTATAATTATCTTTACCTAAAAATAGTAAACCATGAGCATGCTTCACCTAAAACTAGAAACCGACCCACGTTGGGTAACCATTGTAGAGAGTAATATTGAAGAAATATTAACAGATCATGCTTGGTGTGAGCAAAAAGCAGCTACAAATGCTATTACTATTATTACACACAATAGCGAACACGAAGAGCTAGTTACAGAGCTTTTAAAGCTTGCTAAAGAAGAATTAGAGCACTTTCAAATGGTACACGATATTATTAAAAAACGTGGCTACACCTTAGGTCGTGAGCGCAAAGACCATTACGTAAACCAATTATATAAGTTTATGAACAAAGGTGGTAGCAGACTACAAAGCTTTGTAGACCGTTTATTGTTTTCGGCAATGATAGAAGCACGAAGCTGCGAACGCTTTAAATTATTATCTCAACGTATTAACGACGAAGAACTCTCTAAGTTTTATCACGATTTAATGATTAGCGAAGCTGGACATTATACCACTTTTATAACCTTTGCTAGACAATACGGAAAAGGTATTGATGTAGATAAACGCTGGCAAGAACTTGTAGAGTTTGAAGGTGTATTAATAAAAAGTTATGGTAAAAGCGAAACTATACATGGTTAAAACACGCCTTTAAGAAAAGGAATTTTATAACATTACAAATAAGCACTTGTCATTCCTACCAAAGCAGCAACCTATTTTAATTAAGTATTGATAGTAGATTCCTGCCTTCGCAGGAATGACAAAATCGCTTTTAACTTTTTATTGAGACAAAAACCACGCACAAAGTCATAAATTTGATAAAAGCTACGCTATGAAACCATTAGCCTTAATCTTACTATTTACAACAATTATGACTTCTACTCCTATTTTTAATTTCACCAAAGACGCTAACATCTCTAATTGGCGTATTATAGACGATGTAGTTATGGGTGGACGCTCTAACGGAAACTTTGCTTTAAACAATAATGGTCACGGTGTTTTTAGTGGTGAAATATCTTTAGAAAACAATGGTGGTTTTTCTTCTCTACGTTACGATACAGAAACCATAGCCATTTCTAAACACACCAAAGTATGCATTAAGTTAAAAGGAGATAGCAAAGACTACCAATTTAGAATTAAAGCCAATAGAAAAGAACGCTACTCTTACATTACCACTTTTAAAACTTCTGGCGAATGGGAAACCATTACTATAAATTTAAAAGATATGTACCCTGCTTTTAGAGGAAGAACGCTTGACTACCCAAGTTTTGATAAAACCAATATTGAAGAATTAGCTTTTTTAATAGGAAACAAAAAGGCTGAAAGCTTTGAGTTGTTAATTGATAGTATTGAGCTAAAGTAACTGCTGTTGTTGCAAGAAAACACAGCTTAGCACTTTGTTAATAAGTACTTATATATGTCTATACAAAATCATTCGGTTTGAATTTTTAAAAACCTAACTTCGCTAACGTTTGATATAAAACATTGAAACGATTTTATATCAACGAAACATTGTGTTTAATGCCGAAAAACCACGAGCGAAAACAAAAATGACAAAAAAACGAATCGATACAAATTTGCATTATGCTCAATATATAATCGCTCGAATTATTCTTGTCGGCGGAATTGGATTTCTGATTTATAGCATTTGGACTCAAAAAGTCGTAGCTATTATCTTTTGTTCGTTATTCGTGATTTACGCTCTAATTTTAATGAAAAAAGTTTTTGACAAACCGACTGAAATTGAATTTGACGAAAACTACATTTATCTCGAAAACAAAAATGAACGGATTGAATTAAATAAGATTATTGGAATAAAACGGAATCGGATTTTATACGAATCAAACGGAATTAAAACGAAATTAAAACTGCCGAATTTTCATTTTATGGACAAAAAATGGACTGAATTAAAGAAATTAATAGAACAGAAAAAGCACTAAAACACAACACCGTATAAAAATAATTGCGGTTTAGTGCTTAATCAAAAGTTAGTTTTGTGTTTGTTGCATCTGATTTTCCTTCGGAAAATCCTCGCATACAAACCCGCAACTATTCTTATACATAAACGTTAGCGAAACCAAAAACAACTACTAGTTTCATTAGTTTGAAAGAAACATTTCAACCTATCAATTAAGACATCATTTAAAATATGAAGACTACATCTATTGTAATAATAATTATAATCCTCCTCATTAGCATCTTAGTTGTATACAAGTATAAAAGCAAAACAAAAAAACCTAAAAGCTTAAAAACTGGAGGTCTTTATACATTACAA includes these proteins:
- a CDS encoding tRNA-(ms[2]io[6]A)-hydroxylase, whose protein sequence is MLHLKLETDPRWVTIVESNIEEILTDHAWCEQKAATNAITIITHNSEHEELVTELLKLAKEELEHFQMVHDIIKKRGYTLGRERKDHYVNQLYKFMNKGGSRLQSFVDRLLFSAMIEARSCERFKLLSQRINDEELSKFYHDLMISEAGHYTTFITFARQYGKGIDVDKRWQELVEFEGVLIKSYGKSETIHG
- a CDS encoding CIA30 family protein — translated: MKPLALILLFTTIMTSTPIFNFTKDANISNWRIIDDVVMGGRSNGNFALNNNGHGVFSGEISLENNGGFSSLRYDTETIAISKHTKVCIKLKGDSKDYQFRIKANRKERYSYITTFKTSGEWETITINLKDMYPAFRGRTLDYPSFDKTNIEELAFLIGNKKAESFELLIDSIELK